From a single Streptomyces sp. 1331.2 genomic region:
- a CDS encoding DNA gyrase/topoisomerase IV subunit B has protein sequence MSAETTVPSALLAGDDGSNYTARHLLVLEGLEAVRKRPGMYIGSTDSRGLMHCLWEIIDNSVDEALGGYCDRIEVVLHPDSSVEVRDNGRGIPVDVEPKTGLSGVEVVMTKLHAGGKFGGGSYAASGGLHGVGASVVNALSARLDVEVDRSGHTHAISFRRGTPGIFTEASPDAPFEPANGLTKARKVPKTRTGTRIRYWADRQIFLKDAKLSLEHLHSRARQTAFLVPGLTIVVRDERLTESEQIDESVFRYDGGIAEFCEFLAPDKPVCDVLRLRGEGTFKETVPVLDELGHMTPTEVTRHLGVDIALRWGAGYDTTLRSFVNIIATPKGGTHVTGFERSLAKTVNEALRAGKLLRVAEDDITKDDATEGLTAVVTVRLAEPQFEGQTKEVLGTSAANRIVAAVVAKELKAFLTSAKKDEKLQARAVLEKVVAAARTRVAARQHKEAQRRKTALETSSLPAKLADCRSDDVDRSELFIVEGDSALGTAKLARNSEFQALLPIRGKILNVQKASVSDMLKNAECAAIIQVIGAGSGRTFDIDQARYGRVIFMADADVDGSHIRTLLLTLFHRYMRPMVEQGRVFAAVPPLHRIELTAPKRGQEKYHYTYSDAELRSTLLEFQRKGQRWKEPVQRYKGLGEMDADQLAETTMDPRHRTLRRINLGDLEQAEKIFDLLMGNDVAPRKEFIVDSAATLDRSRIDA, from the coding sequence GTGAGTGCCGAAACGACCGTGCCGTCCGCGCTGCTGGCCGGCGACGACGGTTCCAACTACACCGCGCGGCACCTGCTCGTCCTGGAGGGCCTGGAGGCCGTCCGCAAGCGCCCCGGCATGTACATCGGCTCGACCGACAGTCGCGGCCTGATGCACTGCCTCTGGGAGATCATCGACAACTCGGTCGACGAGGCGCTGGGCGGCTACTGCGACCGGATCGAGGTCGTGCTGCACCCGGACTCCTCGGTCGAGGTCCGCGACAACGGCCGCGGCATCCCCGTCGACGTCGAGCCCAAGACCGGGCTGTCCGGCGTCGAGGTCGTGATGACCAAGCTGCACGCCGGCGGAAAGTTCGGCGGCGGGTCCTACGCGGCCTCCGGCGGTCTGCACGGCGTCGGGGCCTCGGTCGTCAACGCGCTCTCCGCCCGGCTGGACGTCGAGGTGGACCGCTCCGGCCACACCCACGCGATCAGCTTCCGCCGCGGCACCCCCGGCATCTTCACCGAGGCCAGCCCGGACGCGCCCTTCGAGCCGGCCAACGGCCTGACCAAGGCGCGCAAGGTCCCGAAGACCCGCACCGGCACCCGGATCCGCTACTGGGCCGACCGGCAGATCTTCCTCAAGGACGCCAAGCTCTCCCTGGAACACCTGCACAGCCGCGCCCGGCAGACCGCCTTCCTGGTGCCCGGCCTGACCATCGTCGTGCGTGACGAACGGCTCACCGAGAGCGAGCAGATCGACGAGTCGGTCTTCCGCTACGACGGCGGCATCGCCGAGTTCTGCGAGTTCCTGGCTCCCGACAAGCCGGTCTGCGACGTGCTGCGGCTGCGCGGCGAGGGCACCTTCAAGGAGACCGTGCCGGTCCTGGACGAGCTCGGGCACATGACCCCGACCGAGGTCACCCGCCACCTCGGCGTGGACATCGCGCTGCGCTGGGGCGCCGGCTACGACACCACGCTGCGCTCCTTCGTCAACATCATCGCCACCCCCAAGGGCGGCACCCACGTCACCGGCTTCGAGCGCTCGCTGGCCAAGACCGTCAACGAGGCGCTGCGCGCAGGCAAGCTGCTGCGCGTCGCCGAGGACGACATCACCAAGGACGACGCCACCGAGGGCCTGACCGCGGTGGTCACCGTCCGGCTCGCCGAGCCGCAGTTCGAGGGCCAGACCAAGGAGGTGCTCGGCACCTCGGCGGCCAACCGGATCGTCGCCGCCGTCGTCGCCAAGGAGCTCAAGGCCTTCCTCACCTCGGCCAAGAAGGACGAGAAGCTCCAGGCCCGGGCCGTGCTGGAGAAGGTCGTCGCGGCCGCCCGCACCCGGGTCGCCGCCCGGCAGCACAAGGAGGCCCAGCGCCGCAAGACCGCGCTGGAGACCAGCTCGCTGCCCGCCAAGCTGGCCGACTGCCGCAGCGACGACGTCGACCGCAGCGAACTGTTCATCGTCGAGGGCGACTCCGCGCTCGGCACCGCCAAGCTCGCCCGCAACTCCGAGTTCCAGGCACTGCTGCCGATCCGCGGCAAGATCCTCAACGTGCAGAAGGCCTCGGTGAGCGACATGCTCAAGAACGCCGAGTGCGCCGCGATCATCCAGGTGATAGGGGCCGGTTCGGGCCGCACCTTCGACATCGACCAGGCCCGCTACGGCCGGGTCATCTTCATGGCCGACGCCGATGTCGACGGCTCGCACATCCGCACCCTGCTGCTCACCCTCTTCCACCGCTACATGCGGCCGATGGTCGAGCAGGGCCGGGTGTTCGCCGCCGTGCCGCCGCTGCACCGGATCGAGCTCACCGCCCCCAAGCGCGGCCAGGAGAAGTACCACTACACCTACTCCGACGCCGAACTGCGCTCCACCCTGCTGGAGTTCCAGCGCAAGGGGCAGCGCTGGAAGGAGCCGGTGCAGCGCTACAAGGGCCTCGGCGAGATGGACGCCGACCAGCTGGCCGAGACCACCATGGATCCGCGCCACCGCACGCTGCGCCGGATCAACCTGGGCGACCTGGAGCAGGCCGAGAAGATCTTCGACCTGCTGATGGGCAACGACGTGGCCCCGCGCAAGGAGTTCATCGTCGACTCGGCGGCGACCCTGGACCGCTCGCGCATCGACGCCTGA
- a CDS encoding DUF7455 domain-containing protein — protein sequence MTTVLTPASPLTAADRCDRCGAQAYLRVVLASGGELLFCAHHGRKFEPELKKIAVEIQDESGRLTTSTTATATDDER from the coding sequence GTGACTACTGTTCTGACCCCTGCGAGCCCGCTCACCGCGGCTGACCGCTGCGACCGCTGCGGCGCCCAGGCCTACCTGCGCGTCGTACTCGCCAGCGGCGGAGAGCTGCTCTTCTGCGCCCACCACGGCCGGAAGTTCGAGCCCGAGCTCAAGAAGATCGCCGTGGAGATACAGGACGAGAGCGGCCGTCTCACCACCAGCACCACCGCGACGGCCACCGACGACGAGCGCTGA
- a CDS encoding S1 family peptidase, which translates to MLATVPVPLVTLGAATPAEAQRRVVGGAAASTADHPWIVALASRQQFGSGRSGQFCGGALVGPTKVVTAAHCFYDEAKGRVERPGLKVIVGRDDMRGAAGREVMVKSVWIHPDYSFAANMNDVAVLTLADSQGARPVVELVGQGETEPYAAGTRAQVYGWGDTSGRGDYSPTLRGVDVPIVPDQTCGHAYPGGPDGKFDARGMVCAGEEKGGKDACQGDSGGPLIVGGRLVGLVSWGTGCAEALHPGVYTRVSSVADAVRSVL; encoded by the coding sequence CTGCTCGCCACCGTCCCCGTGCCGCTGGTCACCCTCGGGGCGGCGACCCCGGCCGAGGCGCAGCGCCGGGTGGTCGGCGGCGCGGCCGCGAGCACGGCCGACCACCCGTGGATCGTGGCGCTGGCCAGCCGACAGCAGTTCGGCAGCGGGCGCTCCGGCCAGTTCTGCGGGGGCGCGCTGGTCGGCCCGACCAAGGTGGTGACGGCCGCGCACTGCTTCTACGACGAGGCCAAGGGCCGGGTGGAGCGGCCGGGCCTCAAGGTGATCGTGGGCCGGGACGACATGCGCGGCGCGGCCGGCCGCGAGGTGATGGTGAAGTCGGTCTGGATCCACCCCGACTACTCCTTCGCCGCCAACATGAACGACGTGGCGGTGCTCACCCTCGCCGACTCCCAGGGCGCCCGGCCGGTGGTCGAGCTGGTCGGCCAGGGCGAGACCGAGCCGTACGCGGCCGGGACCAGGGCGCAGGTGTACGGCTGGGGGGACACCAGCGGACGGGGGGACTACTCGCCCACGCTGCGCGGGGTGGACGTGCCGATCGTCCCGGACCAGACCTGTGGGCACGCCTACCCGGGCGGGCCGGACGGCAAGTTCGACGCGCGCGGCATGGTGTGCGCGGGCGAGGAGAAGGGCGGCAAGGACGCCTGCCAGGGCGACAGCGGCGGCCCGCTGATCGTCGGCGGCCGGCTGGTCGGTCTGGTGTCCTGGGGGACGGGCTGCGCCGAGGCGCTCCACCCGGGGGTCTACACGCGGGTGTCCTCGGTCGCGGACGCGGTGCGCTCGGTGCTGTGA
- a CDS encoding RNA polymerase sigma factor, whose translation MFVSASTSRSLPPEIAESAALLALIERGKAQGQIAGDDVRQAFEADQIPVTKWKNVMRSLNQVLIEEGVDLMVSAAEPAGAKRKSVAAKSPTKRTATKAVTTRTPAAPSAPTKPPVRIAPGAPVAAPAVAAAAAAPAPTVSADITVETTGIAAEIKAVPAKKAAPAKKAAAKKTAAPAKKTAAKKTTTAKAAKGGEEELLGEEELLEEVALPGDKAEAEGPEEESEGFVLSDDDEDDAPAQQVAVAGATADPVKDYLKQIGKVPLLNAEQEVELAKRIEAGLFAEDKLSAADKLAPKLKRELEIIAEDGRRAKNHLLEANLRLVVSLAKRYTGRGMLFLDLIQEGNLGLIRAVEKFDYTKGYKFSTYATWWIRQAITRAMADQARTIRIPVHMVEVINKLARVQRQMLQDLGREPTPEELAKELDMTPEKVIEVQKYGREPISLHTPLGEDGDSEFGDLIEDSEAVVPADAVSFTLLQEQLHSVLDTLSEREAGVVSMRFGLTDGQPKTLDEIGKVYGVTRERIRQIESKTMSKLRHPSRSQVLRDYLD comes from the coding sequence TTGTTCGTGTCGGCCAGCACATCCCGTTCGCTTCCCCCCGAGATCGCCGAGTCCGCGGCTCTGCTGGCGCTCATCGAGCGGGGCAAGGCCCAGGGGCAGATCGCCGGTGACGACGTGCGCCAGGCGTTCGAGGCGGACCAGATCCCGGTCACCAAGTGGAAGAACGTCATGCGCAGCCTCAACCAGGTGCTGATTGAGGAGGGGGTGGACCTCATGGTCAGCGCGGCCGAACCGGCCGGCGCCAAGCGCAAGAGCGTTGCTGCCAAGAGCCCCACCAAGCGCACCGCCACCAAGGCTGTCACCACCCGGACCCCGGCCGCCCCGTCGGCCCCGACCAAGCCGCCCGTGCGGATCGCCCCCGGCGCTCCCGTCGCGGCTCCGGCCGTCGCGGCCGCCGCCGCGGCCCCGGCCCCCACCGTCTCCGCCGACATCACCGTGGAGACCACCGGCATCGCCGCCGAGATCAAGGCGGTTCCGGCGAAGAAGGCCGCCCCGGCGAAGAAGGCCGCGGCCAAGAAGACCGCCGCGCCGGCCAAGAAGACCGCCGCCAAGAAGACCACCACCGCCAAGGCCGCCAAGGGCGGCGAGGAGGAGCTGCTCGGCGAGGAGGAGCTGCTCGAAGAGGTGGCGCTGCCGGGCGACAAGGCCGAGGCCGAGGGTCCGGAGGAGGAGTCGGAGGGCTTCGTCCTCTCCGACGACGACGAGGACGACGCGCCGGCCCAGCAGGTCGCCGTCGCCGGTGCCACCGCCGACCCGGTCAAGGACTACCTCAAGCAGATCGGCAAGGTCCCGCTGCTCAACGCCGAGCAGGAGGTCGAGCTCGCCAAGCGCATCGAGGCCGGCCTGTTCGCCGAGGACAAGCTCTCGGCCGCCGACAAGCTCGCTCCCAAGCTCAAGCGCGAGCTGGAGATCATCGCCGAGGACGGCCGCCGGGCCAAGAACCACCTGCTGGAGGCCAACCTCCGCCTGGTGGTCTCGCTGGCCAAGCGCTACACCGGCCGCGGCATGCTCTTCCTGGACCTGATCCAGGAGGGCAACCTCGGTCTGATCCGTGCGGTCGAGAAGTTCGACTACACCAAGGGCTACAAGTTCTCCACCTACGCCACCTGGTGGATCCGCCAGGCGATCACCCGCGCCATGGCCGACCAGGCCCGCACCATCCGCATTCCGGTGCACATGGTCGAGGTCATCAACAAGCTGGCCCGCGTCCAGCGCCAGATGCTCCAGGACCTGGGCCGCGAGCCCACCCCGGAGGAGCTGGCCAAGGAACTCGACATGACCCCCGAGAAGGTCATCGAGGTCCAGAAGTACGGCCGCGAGCCGATCTCGCTGCACACCCCGCTGGGCGAGGACGGCGACAGCGAGTTCGGTGACCTGATCGAGGACTCCGAGGCGGTCGTCCCGGCCGACGCGGTCTCCTTCACCCTGCTCCAGGAGCAGCTGCACTCGGTGCTGGACACCCTGTCCGAGCGCGAGGCCGGCGTGGTCTCGATGCGCTTCGGCCTGACCGACGGCCAGCCGAAGACGCTCGACGAGATCGGCAAGGTGTACGGGGTCACCCGTGAGCGCATCCGCCAGATCGAGTCGAAGACCATGTCGAAGCTGCGTCACCCGTCGCGTTCCCAGGTGCTGCGCGACTACCTGGACTGA